A DNA window from Paenibacillus andongensis contains the following coding sequences:
- the cysK gene encoding cysteine synthase A codes for MTKIYSNLTELIGNTPLLELWNYKNRHGLDAKIVAKLEYFNPAGSVKDRIGFAMIKEAEKSGKINKETVIIEPTSGNTGIALAFAAAALGYRLIIILPDSFSIERRKLLKALGAELVLTPASEGMLGAIKKAEELAAKMPNSFIPQQFSNPANPEIHRNTTAEEIWKDTDGKVDIFIAGVGTGGTITGVGEILKQRNPSIQVIAVEPADSPVLSGGSRGVHHIQGIGAGFVPDNFNSSVVDEIFTVSNEDAITTARELAKTEGLLVGISSGAAAFAASEIAKRPENKGKTIVVILPDTGERYLSTNLFDE; via the coding sequence ATGACGAAAATTTATAGCAATTTGACAGAGTTAATCGGTAATACGCCGCTGCTCGAGCTCTGGAATTATAAAAATCGGCATGGACTTGATGCCAAAATCGTCGCGAAGCTGGAGTATTTTAACCCGGCTGGCAGTGTAAAAGACCGTATCGGTTTCGCGATGATTAAAGAAGCTGAAAAATCCGGCAAGATCAATAAAGAGACTGTCATTATTGAGCCTACTAGCGGAAATACAGGAATCGCTCTGGCTTTTGCAGCGGCTGCGCTAGGGTATCGGTTAATCATTATATTGCCTGATTCTTTTAGTATAGAACGCAGAAAACTATTAAAGGCTCTGGGTGCAGAACTTGTTCTCACTCCAGCCTCTGAAGGCATGTTAGGCGCAATTAAAAAAGCAGAGGAATTAGCTGCAAAGATGCCAAACTCATTTATACCACAGCAATTCAGTAATCCAGCCAATCCGGAGATTCACAGAAATACTACGGCCGAAGAAATATGGAAAGATACAGACGGTAAAGTTGATATTTTCATCGCGGGAGTTGGTACAGGAGGGACGATCACTGGTGTGGGCGAGATACTGAAACAGAGAAATCCATCGATCCAAGTGATAGCCGTCGAGCCAGCCGATTCGCCCGTCTTGTCAGGTGGCAGTCGTGGCGTGCATCATATTCAGGGCATCGGTGCCGGGTTTGTTCCAGATAATTTCAACAGTTCAGTTGTAGACGAAATATTTACTGTGAGCAATGAGGATGCCATAACGACGGCTCGTGAACTGGCCAAAACGGAAGGTTTGCTGGTCGGTATTTCATCCGGCGCGGCAGCTTTCGCAGCAAGTGAAATTGCTAAACGACCTGAGAATAAAGGGAAGACCATCGTCGTTATCCTGCCAGATACCGGTGAGCGGTATTTGTCTACGAATTTATTTGATGAGTAA
- a CDS encoding SDR family oxidoreductase has product MIKTEQSERSSTLRGKRVVLLGGTSGVGFATAEAAAREGASVVIVSSRKERVDNAISRLPQGAEGHVVDLSNEEMVCTFFSQIGEFDHLVFTAGESLHIENLSTIDMKTARRFFNLRYWGAFMAAKYGSKNLREGGSIILTSGVAGARPQKGWAVTASICSAIEALTRALAVELSPLRVNAISFGLMRTEMWNDMPEENRNAMYETFGKTLPVGRVGEPEDAAEAFLYLMREKYSTGQTIVVDGGSSLV; this is encoded by the coding sequence AACAGAGCGAACGAAGCAGTACATTAAGAGGCAAACGCGTTGTCCTCCTTGGAGGAACGTCAGGAGTTGGATTTGCTACAGCCGAAGCCGCTGCGCGGGAAGGGGCATCCGTAGTCATCGTCTCTAGTCGAAAAGAGAGAGTTGACAATGCAATCTCGCGTCTGCCCCAAGGTGCGGAAGGGCATGTGGTTGATCTATCGAATGAAGAGATGGTTTGTACATTCTTCAGCCAAATTGGTGAATTTGATCATTTGGTTTTCACGGCTGGCGAGTCCTTGCATATCGAAAATCTCAGCACAATTGACATGAAGACAGCACGTCGATTTTTTAACCTGCGTTACTGGGGGGCGTTTATGGCCGCTAAATACGGTAGCAAGAACCTCAGAGAGGGCGGGTCAATCATTTTAACTTCTGGCGTTGCCGGAGCTCGGCCGCAGAAGGGTTGGGCGGTCACAGCCAGCATATGCAGCGCTATTGAGGCACTGACCAGGGCATTGGCTGTCGAACTTAGCCCGCTTCGTGTCAACGCGATAAGCTTCGGGTTAATGCGTACCGAGATGTGGAACGACATGCCTGAGGAAAACAGGAACGCTATGTATGAGACTTTTGGAAAAACCCTCCCGGTAGGCCGAGTAGGAGAACCAGAAGATGCGGCCGAGGCCTTTCTTTATTTAATGCGTGAGAAATACTCCACCGGACAGACTATTGTCGTGGATGGCGGTTCTTCACTGGTATAA